In Lates calcarifer isolate ASB-BC8 linkage group LG15, TLL_Latcal_v3, whole genome shotgun sequence, one genomic interval encodes:
- the si:dkey-87o1.2 gene encoding uncharacterized protein si:dkey-87o1.2: MKLAVALVGLSLAVMVVMIYQAVRQELNLRNLKTRMVENSAEVKRKEEAIVELKVKIQDLKTTLTGVHTKMDELKVKKVEVEKSSQELDKYLQTCNTEKADVEKKKTDVGEAVNKVKADHEEAKRKAEEEIQGLKQQILDRDKAICAFADTTKEEARKLCGISEAPQ; this comes from the exons ATGAAGCTCGCGGTTGCTTTAGTGGGCCTGAGTTTGGCTGTGATGGTCGTGATGATTTACCAGGCCGTGCGCCAGGAGCTGAACCTGCGCAATCTGAAAACCCGCATGGTGGAGAACTCGGCGGAGGtcaagaggaaagaggaagccATCGTCGAGTTGAAAGTAAAGATCCAGGATCTGAAGACGACGCTGACGGGTGTCCACACCAAGATGGATGAGCTAAAGGTGAAGAAGGTGGAGGTTGAAAAATCATCACAGGAGCTTGATAAATATCTGCAGACGTGTAACACAGAGAag GCAGATgttgagaagaagaagacagatgTGGGAGAGGCTGTGAATAAAGTCAAAG CTGATCATGAAGAGGCTAAAaggaaggcagaggaggagatccAGGGCTTGAAACAGCAGATCTTGGACAGAGACAAAGCTATTTGTGCTTTTGCAGATACGACCAAAGAAGAAGCACG GAAGCTGTGTGGAATCTCTGAAGCTCCACAGTAA
- the zgc:174935 gene encoding neurofilament medium polypeptide isoform X1, whose amino-acid sequence MKVQVLIPMTVVVSVAIFGLMKIRKKENEKEERRNRFQDIKLRVTSDVLREYQNEKAETQNTLEKLQSDRKVLDEDVNMLQVKADKARGEVDICRGNQKSVRDQLASTETELNNLKAETNKETASWKTEVETLKQKLAARSPVCDFLKKDSQAVSKLCGNEVKQEEPKAEAPKPEEPKAEAPKPEEPKAEAPKPEEPKAEAPKPEEPKAEAPKPEEPKAEAPKPEEPKAEAPKPEEPKAEAPKPEEPKAEAPKPEEPKAEAPKPEEPKAEAPKKR is encoded by the exons atgaaagtgCAAGTGTTGATACCCATGACAGTAGTCGTTTCTGTCGCTATTTTCGGGTTGATGAAAATACGGAAAAAGGAGAACGAGAAAGAAGAAAGACGGAACAGGTTTCAAGACATCAAGCTGCGGGTGACCAGCGATGTGCTGAGAGAGTATCAGAACGAGAAGGCAGAGACGCAGAACACGCTGGAAAAGCTTCAGAGTGATCGGAAAGTGCTGGATGAAGACGTGAACATGCTCCAGGTCAAAGCGGATAAGGCGAGGGGTGAAGTGGACATCTGCCGAGGAAACCAG AAATCTGTAAGAGATCAGCTGGcatccacagagacagaactCAATAATCTAAAAG CTGAAACCAATAAGGAGACAGCCAGCTGGAAAACAGAGgtggaaacactgaaacagaaacttGCAGCACGGAGTCCAGTGTGTGACTTTTTGAAAAAAGACTCACAAGCAGTAAG CAAGTTGTGTGGTAATGAAGTGAAACAGGAAGAGCCAAAAGCAGAGGCCCCTAAACCAGAGGAGCCAAAGGCAGAGGCCCCTAAACCAGAGGAGCCAAAGGCAGAGGCCCCTAAACCAGAAGAGCCAAAGGCAGAGGCCCCTAAACCAGAAGAGCCAAAGGCAGAGGCCCCTAAACCAGAAGAGCCAAAGGCAGAGGCCCCTAAACCAGAGGAGCCAAAGGCAGAGGCCCCTAAACCAGAGGAGCCAAAGGCAGAGGCCCCTAAACCAGAAGAGCCAAAGGCAGAGGCCCCTAAACCAGAAGAGCCAAAAGCAGAGGCCCCTAAACCAGAAGAGCCAAAAGCAGAGGCTCCTAAGAAGAGATGA
- the zgc:174935 gene encoding neurofilament medium polypeptide isoform X4, with protein MKVQVLIPMTVVVSVAIFGLMKIRKKENEKEERRNRFQDIKLRVTSDVLREYQNEKAETQNTLEKLQSDRKVLDEDVNMLQVKADKARGEVDICRGNQKSVRDQLASTETELNNLKAETNKETASWKTEVETLKQKLAARSPVCDFLKKDSQAVSKLCGNEVKQEEPKAEAPKPEEPKAEAPKPEEPKAEAPKPEEPKAEAPKPEEPKAEAPKPEEPKAEAPKPEEPKAEAPKPEEPKAEAPKPEEPKAEAPKKR; from the exons atgaaagtgCAAGTGTTGATACCCATGACAGTAGTCGTTTCTGTCGCTATTTTCGGGTTGATGAAAATACGGAAAAAGGAGAACGAGAAAGAAGAAAGACGGAACAGGTTTCAAGACATCAAGCTGCGGGTGACCAGCGATGTGCTGAGAGAGTATCAGAACGAGAAGGCAGAGACGCAGAACACGCTGGAAAAGCTTCAGAGTGATCGGAAAGTGCTGGATGAAGACGTGAACATGCTCCAGGTCAAAGCGGATAAGGCGAGGGGTGAAGTGGACATCTGCCGAGGAAACCAG AAATCTGTAAGAGATCAGCTGGcatccacagagacagaactCAATAATCTAAAAG CTGAAACCAATAAGGAGACAGCCAGCTGGAAAACAGAGgtggaaacactgaaacagaaacttGCAGCACGGAGTCCAGTGTGTGACTTTTTGAAAAAAGACTCACAAGCAGTAAG CAAGTTGTGTGGTAATGAAGTGAAACAGGAAGAGCCAAAAGCAGAGGCCCCTAAACCAGAGGAGCCAAAGGCAGAGGCCCCTAAACCAGAGGAGCCAAAGGCAGAGGCCCCTAAACCAGAAGAGCCAAAGGCAGAGGCCCCTAAACCAGAAGAGCCAAAGGCAGAGGCCCCTAAACCAGAAGAGCCAAAGGCAGAGGCCCCTAAACCAGAGGAGCCAAAGGCAGAGGCCCCTAAACCAGAGGAGCCAAAGGCAGAGGCCCCTAAACCAGAAGAGCCAAAGGCAGAG GCTCCTAAGAAGAGATGA
- the zgc:174935 gene encoding uncharacterized protein zgc:174935 isoform X2 codes for MKVQVLIPMTVVVSVAIFGLMKIRKKENEKEERRNRFQDIKLRVTSDVLREYQNEKAETQNTLEKLQSDRKVLDEDVNMLQVKADKARGEVDICRGNQKSVRDQLASTETELNNLKAETNKETASWKTEVETLKQKLAARSPVCDFLKKDSQAVSKLCGNEVKQEEPKAEAPKPEEPKAEAPKPEEPKAEAPKPEEPKAEAPKPEEPKAEAPKPEEPKAEAPKPEEPKAEAPKPEEPKAEAPKPEEPKAEAPKPEEPKAEAPKKR; via the exons atgaaagtgCAAGTGTTGATACCCATGACAGTAGTCGTTTCTGTCGCTATTTTCGGGTTGATGAAAATACGGAAAAAGGAGAACGAGAAAGAAGAAAGACGGAACAGGTTTCAAGACATCAAGCTGCGGGTGACCAGCGATGTGCTGAGAGAGTATCAGAACGAGAAGGCAGAGACGCAGAACACGCTGGAAAAGCTTCAGAGTGATCGGAAAGTGCTGGATGAAGACGTGAACATGCTCCAGGTCAAAGCGGATAAGGCGAGGGGTGAAGTGGACATCTGCCGAGGAAACCAG AAATCTGTAAGAGATCAGCTGGcatccacagagacagaactCAATAATCTAAAAG CTGAAACCAATAAGGAGACAGCCAGCTGGAAAACAGAGgtggaaacactgaaacagaaacttGCAGCACGGAGTCCAGTGTGTGACTTTTTGAAAAAAGACTCACAAGCAGTAAG CAAGTTGTGTGGTAATGAAGTGAAACAGGAAGAGCCAAAAGCAGAGGCCCCTAAACCAGAGGAGCCAAAGGCAGAGGCCCCTAAACCAGAGGAGCCAAAGGCAGAGGCCCCTAAACCAGAAGAGCCAAAGGCAGAGGCCCCTAAACCAGAAGAGCCAAAGGCAGAGGCCCCTAAACCAGAAGAGCCAAAGGCAGAGGCCCCTAAACCAGAGGAGCCAAAGGCAGAGGCCCCTAAACCAGAGGAGCCAAAGGCAGAGGCCCCTAAACCAGAAGAGCCAAAGGCAGAG GCCCCTAAACCAGAAGAGCCAAAAGCAGAGGCTCCTAAGAAGAGATGA
- the zgc:174935 gene encoding neurofilament medium polypeptide isoform X3 — protein sequence MKVQVLIPMTVVVSVAIFGLMKIRKKENEKEERRNRFQDIKLRVTSDVLREYQNEKAETQNTLEKLQSDRKVLDEDVNMLQVKADKARGEVDICRGNQKSVRDQLASTETELNNLKAETNKETASWKTEVETLKQKLAARSPVCDFLKKDSQAVSKLCGNEVKQEEPKAEAPKPEEPKAEAPKPEEPKAEAPKPEEPKAEAPKPEEPKAEAPKPEEPKAEAPKPEEPKAEAPKPEEPKAEAPKPEEPKAEAPKKR from the exons atgaaagtgCAAGTGTTGATACCCATGACAGTAGTCGTTTCTGTCGCTATTTTCGGGTTGATGAAAATACGGAAAAAGGAGAACGAGAAAGAAGAAAGACGGAACAGGTTTCAAGACATCAAGCTGCGGGTGACCAGCGATGTGCTGAGAGAGTATCAGAACGAGAAGGCAGAGACGCAGAACACGCTGGAAAAGCTTCAGAGTGATCGGAAAGTGCTGGATGAAGACGTGAACATGCTCCAGGTCAAAGCGGATAAGGCGAGGGGTGAAGTGGACATCTGCCGAGGAAACCAG AAATCTGTAAGAGATCAGCTGGcatccacagagacagaactCAATAATCTAAAAG CTGAAACCAATAAGGAGACAGCCAGCTGGAAAACAGAGgtggaaacactgaaacagaaacttGCAGCACGGAGTCCAGTGTGTGACTTTTTGAAAAAAGACTCACAAGCAGTAAG CAAGTTGTGTGGTAATGAAGTGAAACAGGAAGAGCCAAAAGCAGAGGCCCCTAAACCAGAGGAGCCAAAGGCAGAGGCCCCTAAACCAGAGGAGCCAAAGGCAGAGGCCCCTAAACCAGAAGAGCCAAAGGCAGAGGCCCCTAAACCAGAAGAGCCAAAGGCAGAGGCCCCTAAACCAGAAGAGCCAAAGGCAGAGGCCCCTAAACCAGAGGAGCCAAAGGCAGAGGCCCCTAAACCAGAGGAGCCAAAGGCAGAG GCCCCTAAACCAGAAGAGCCAAAAGCAGAGGCTCCTAAGAAGAGATGA
- the zgc:174935 gene encoding uncharacterized protein zgc:174935 isoform X5, translated as MKVQVLIPMTVVVSVAIFGLMKIRKKENEKEERRNRFQDIKLRVTSDVLREYQNEKAETQNTLEKLQSDRKVLDEDVNMLQVKADKARGEVDICRGNQKSVRDQLASTETELNNLKAETNKETASWKTEVETLKQKLAARSPVCDFLKKDSQAVSKLCGNEVKQEEPKAEAPKPEEPKAEAPKPEEPKAEAPKPEEPKAEAPKPEEPKAEAPKPEEPKAEAPKPEEPKAEAPKPEEPKAEAPKKR; from the exons atgaaagtgCAAGTGTTGATACCCATGACAGTAGTCGTTTCTGTCGCTATTTTCGGGTTGATGAAAATACGGAAAAAGGAGAACGAGAAAGAAGAAAGACGGAACAGGTTTCAAGACATCAAGCTGCGGGTGACCAGCGATGTGCTGAGAGAGTATCAGAACGAGAAGGCAGAGACGCAGAACACGCTGGAAAAGCTTCAGAGTGATCGGAAAGTGCTGGATGAAGACGTGAACATGCTCCAGGTCAAAGCGGATAAGGCGAGGGGTGAAGTGGACATCTGCCGAGGAAACCAG AAATCTGTAAGAGATCAGCTGGcatccacagagacagaactCAATAATCTAAAAG CTGAAACCAATAAGGAGACAGCCAGCTGGAAAACAGAGgtggaaacactgaaacagaaacttGCAGCACGGAGTCCAGTGTGTGACTTTTTGAAAAAAGACTCACAAGCAGTAAG CAAGTTGTGTGGTAATGAAGTGAAACAGGAAGAGCCAAAAGCAGAGGCCCCTAAACCAGAGGAGCCAAAGGCAGAGGCCCCTAAACCAGAGGAGCCAAAGGCAGAGGCCCCTAAACCAGAAGAGCCAAAGGCAGAGGCCCCTAAACCAGAAGAGCCAAAGGCAGAGGCCCCTAAACCAGAAGAGCCAAAGGCAGAGGCCCCTAAACCAGAGGAGCCAAAGGCAGAG GCCCCTAAACCAGAAGAGCCAAAAGCAGAGGCTCCTAAGAAGAGATGA
- the msmp2 gene encoding prostate-associated microseminoprotein produces the protein MAKTAGGELLALLLFLSASVPCFSVYNSGECFFNTKGSCEHMGQVYGIGESWITSDCYQCVCMEPFGVGCCDHGSKPVDYPDWCEIIRKPDSCTSVAVMRANHKLPCLWGRDRLRPAAGQPWKSDNDPIF, from the exons aTGGCAAAGACAGCGGGAGGAGAACTCTTGGCATTACTCTTGTTCCTGAGTGCCAGTGtgccatgtttttctgtgtataaCAGTGGGGAGTGCTTCTTCAACACCAAAG ggaGCTGCGAACATATGGGACAGGTGTATGGGATAGGGGAAAGCTGGATCACCAGTGACTGTTACCAGTGCGTCTGCATGGAGCCTTTTGGAGTTGGATGCTGTGACCA TGGATCTAAACCTGTGGACTATCCAGACTGGTGTGAGATCATCCGTAAACCTGACTCTTGCACCAGTGTTGCTGTGATGAGAGCCAACCATAAACTTCCATGCCTCTGGGGACGAGATCGTCTTAGACCAGCTGCAGGACAACCATGGAAATCTGACAATGATCCTATATTTTGA